A window of the Burkholderia sp. 9120 genome harbors these coding sequences:
- the metH gene encoding methionine synthase, translated as MRRPELRPPLFAIAVDAPRTHTSQTHLNRTQSTRTHAMTDHTMRLSGLEPFNVTSGTLFINVGERTNVTGSKAFARMILNDQFDDAVAVARQQVENGAQVIDVNMDEAMLDSKAAMVRFMNLIASEPDIARVPIMIDSSKWEVIEAGLKCVQGKAIVNSISLKEGEEAFRHHANLIRRYGAAAVVMAFDEQGQADTYERKTQICKRSYDFLVNEVGFPPEDIVFDPNIFAIATGIEEHNNYAVDFINATRWIKENLPYAKVSGGVSNVSFSFRGNDPVREAIHTVFLYHAIQAGMDMGIVNAGQLGVYADLDPELRERVEDVVLNRREDGTDRLLEIADKFKTGAAKKEENLEWRNQPVEKRLAHALVLGINNFIVEDTEEVRAKIAAAGGRPINVIEGPLMDGMNIVGDLFGQGKMFLPQVVKSARVMKQAVAHLIPFIEEEKRLLAEAGGDVRAKGKIVIATVKGDVHDIGKNIVSVVLQCNNFEVVNMGVMVSCNDILAKAKVEGADIIGLSGLITPSLEEMAYVASEMQRDDYFRIKKIPLLIGGATTSRVHTAVKIAPHYEGPVVYVPDASRSVSVASSLLSDEGAAKYLEDLKTDYDRIRVQHANRKATPMVTLAEARANKTKVDWASYQPVKPKFIGRRVFKNFDLSELAKYIDWGPFFQTWDLAGPYPAILNDEIVGESARRVFSDGKSMLSRLIQGRWLQANGVIALLPANTVNDDDIEIYTDDSRSEVALTWRNLRQQSVRPVVDGVMRPNRSLADFIAPKDSGVADYIGMFAVTAGLGVDVKEKQFEKDHDDYSAIMLKALADRFAEAFAEAMHARVRRDLWGYANTETLSNDDLIAEKYHGIRPAPGYPACPDHLVKRDMFDVLQATEIGMSVTESLAMLPAASVSGFYLAHPDSTYFSVGKIGQDQLEDYAIRMALSKTDAERALAPLL; from the coding sequence GTGCGGCGGCCTGAGCTTCGGCCGCCGCTCTTCGCTATCGCAGTAGACGCACCTCGCACACACACCTCGCAGACGCATCTCAACCGCACGCAATCGACTCGCACACACGCCATGACCGATCACACCATGCGCCTTTCCGGCCTCGAGCCGTTCAACGTCACGTCCGGCACTCTCTTCATCAACGTCGGCGAGCGCACCAACGTGACCGGCTCGAAAGCCTTCGCGCGAATGATCCTGAACGATCAGTTCGACGACGCCGTCGCGGTCGCGCGCCAGCAGGTCGAAAACGGCGCGCAGGTCATTGACGTCAACATGGACGAAGCGATGCTCGATTCGAAAGCGGCCATGGTGCGCTTCATGAATCTGATCGCGTCGGAGCCGGACATTGCGCGCGTGCCGATCATGATCGACTCGTCGAAGTGGGAAGTGATCGAGGCGGGCCTGAAGTGCGTGCAAGGCAAAGCGATCGTCAACTCGATCTCGCTGAAGGAAGGCGAAGAGGCCTTCCGCCACCACGCGAACCTGATTCGCCGCTACGGTGCGGCCGCCGTCGTGATGGCCTTCGACGAACAGGGCCAGGCCGACACCTACGAGCGCAAGACGCAAATCTGCAAGCGCTCGTACGACTTCCTGGTGAACGAAGTCGGCTTCCCGCCGGAAGACATCGTCTTCGATCCGAACATCTTCGCGATCGCCACCGGTATCGAGGAGCACAACAACTACGCGGTCGACTTCATCAACGCGACGCGCTGGATCAAGGAAAACCTGCCGTACGCGAAGGTGAGCGGCGGCGTGTCGAACGTGTCGTTCTCGTTCCGCGGCAACGACCCGGTGCGCGAAGCGATCCACACCGTGTTCCTCTATCACGCGATTCAGGCCGGTATGGATATGGGCATCGTCAACGCGGGTCAGCTCGGCGTGTATGCCGACCTCGATCCGGAGTTGCGCGAACGCGTCGAAGACGTGGTGCTGAACCGCCGTGAAGACGGCACCGACCGGCTGCTCGAAATCGCCGACAAGTTCAAGACCGGCGCCGCGAAGAAAGAAGAGAACCTCGAATGGCGTAACCAGCCGGTCGAGAAGCGCCTCGCGCATGCGCTGGTACTCGGCATCAACAACTTCATCGTCGAAGACACCGAAGAAGTGCGCGCGAAGATCGCCGCCGCCGGCGGCCGCCCGATCAACGTGATCGAAGGTCCGCTGATGGACGGCATGAACATCGTCGGCGACCTGTTCGGCCAGGGCAAGATGTTCCTGCCGCAAGTCGTCAAGTCGGCGCGCGTGATGAAGCAGGCGGTCGCGCATCTGATCCCGTTCATCGAAGAAGAAAAGCGCCTGCTCGCGGAAGCCGGCGGCGACGTGCGCGCGAAAGGCAAGATCGTCATCGCCACGGTGAAGGGCGACGTGCACGACATCGGCAAGAACATCGTGTCCGTGGTGCTTCAGTGCAATAACTTCGAAGTGGTCAACATGGGCGTGATGGTCTCGTGCAACGACATTCTCGCCAAGGCGAAGGTCGAAGGCGCGGACATCATCGGGCTGTCGGGGCTGATCACGCCGAGCCTCGAAGAAATGGCTTATGTCGCGTCGGAAATGCAGCGCGACGACTACTTCCGCATCAAGAAAATTCCGCTGCTGATCGGCGGCGCGACCACCTCGCGCGTGCACACCGCGGTGAAGATCGCGCCGCATTACGAAGGGCCGGTGGTGTACGTGCCGGACGCGTCGCGCTCGGTGTCGGTGGCGTCGAGCCTGCTGTCCGACGAAGGCGCGGCCAAGTACCTCGAAGACCTGAAGACCGACTACGACCGCATCCGCGTGCAACACGCCAACCGCAAAGCCACGCCGATGGTCACGCTCGCCGAAGCCCGCGCGAACAAGACCAAGGTGGACTGGGCGAGCTACCAACCGGTCAAGCCGAAGTTCATCGGCCGCCGTGTGTTCAAGAACTTCGATCTGAGCGAACTCGCGAAGTACATCGACTGGGGTCCGTTCTTCCAGACCTGGGACCTGGCCGGCCCGTATCCCGCGATCCTGAACGACGAGATCGTCGGCGAATCGGCGCGGCGCGTGTTCTCGGACGGCAAGTCGATGCTCTCGCGTCTGATCCAGGGCCGCTGGCTGCAGGCCAACGGCGTGATCGCGCTGCTGCCCGCCAATACGGTGAACGACGACGACATCGAAATCTACACGGACGATTCGCGCTCGGAAGTCGCACTCACCTGGCGTAACCTGCGTCAGCAGAGCGTGCGCCCGGTGGTAGACGGCGTGATGCGGCCGAACCGTTCGCTCGCCGACTTCATCGCGCCGAAGGACTCGGGCGTGGCCGACTACATCGGCATGTTCGCGGTCACGGCGGGTCTGGGCGTCGACGTGAAGGAAAAGCAGTTCGAAAAGGATCACGACGACTACAGCGCGATCATGCTGAAGGCGCTCGCGGATCGTTTCGCCGAAGCCTTCGCCGAAGCAATGCATGCGCGCGTGCGGCGCGATCTGTGGGGCTATGCGAACACTGAAACGCTGTCTAACGACGACCTGATCGCCGAGAAGTATCACGGCATCCGTCCGGCGCCCGGCTATCCGGCCTGCCCGGACCATCTGGTCAAGCGCGACATGTTCGACGTGCTGCAAGCCACCGAAATCGGCATGAGCGTGACCGAATCGCTCGCCATGCTGCCGGCGGCGAGCGTCTCCGGTTTCTATCTCGCGCATCCCGACAGCACCTATTTCTCGGTCGGCAAGATCGGTCAGGACCAGCTGGAGGATTACGCAATTCGCATGGCGTTGTCGAAAACGGATGCGGAGCGCGCTCTGGCGCCTTTGCTGTAA
- a CDS encoding DUF1840 domain-containing protein, which translates to MLITFKCRAAPDVMMLENLAQYLVGIVGKRLGERGVITHDELGVAIGKLEAAINVDKQERAEHDGHFHEGEDGHEHHEIPPGLAQRAYPFLDMLRAAQKENADIVWGL; encoded by the coding sequence ATGCTGATTACTTTCAAATGCCGCGCCGCGCCAGACGTCATGATGCTGGAGAATCTTGCCCAGTATCTGGTCGGTATCGTCGGCAAACGCCTGGGTGAACGCGGCGTCATTACGCACGACGAACTCGGTGTGGCTATCGGCAAACTCGAAGCCGCCATCAACGTCGACAAGCAGGAACGCGCCGAACACGACGGCCATTTCCACGAAGGCGAAGACGGTCACGAGCATCACGAGATTCCGCCGGGACTCGCGCAACGCGCGTATCCGTTCCTAGACATGCTGCGCGCGGCGCAGAAGGAAAACGCGGATATCGTCTGGGGTCTGTGA
- the argS gene encoding arginine--tRNA ligase, translating into MLPAHKQTLETLLADTVKQVAEASQGATEAAFVSPTITLERPKVAAHGDVACNVAMQLAKPLRANPRQLAQQIVDALLAQPLAQGLVEAAEVAGPGFINLRLAAAAKQAVIAAVFAEQAAFGQSQRDAGKHVLIEFVSANPTGPLHVGHGRQAALGDALSNVLASQGWDVHREFYYNDAGMQIQTLALSTQARARGIAPGDAGWPASAYNGEYIAEIAKDYLAGATVAASDGEPVTGARDVEDFEAIRRFAVAYLRREQDMDLLAFGVKFDQYYLESSLYTEGRVEKTVEALVAAGKTYEQEGALWLRTTDDGDDKDRVMRKTDGTYTYFVPDVAYHVAKWERGFTKVINVQGSDHHGTIARVRAGLQGLGIGIPKGYPDYILHKMVTVMRNGEEVKISKRAGSYVTVRDLIEWSGGATPGSETAVDLIDEETIRRGRDAVRFFLISRKADTEFVFDIDLALKQNDENPVHYVQYAHARICSVLAECKSRYNTDETTLASVDVSPLTSERAMALLNKLAEFPDMLQHAADELAPHAVAFYLRDLAGEFHSFYNDRAERVLVDDAAERNARVALLAATRQVLANGLATIGVSAPVKM; encoded by the coding sequence ATGCTGCCTGCACACAAACAGACCCTCGAAACCCTGCTCGCCGACACGGTAAAGCAGGTCGCTGAAGCCTCGCAAGGCGCGACCGAAGCCGCTTTCGTGTCGCCCACCATCACGCTGGAACGCCCCAAGGTCGCCGCGCACGGCGACGTCGCGTGCAACGTGGCCATGCAGCTCGCCAAGCCGCTGCGCGCGAATCCGCGCCAGCTCGCACAACAGATCGTCGACGCGCTGCTCGCGCAGCCGCTCGCCCAAGGTCTCGTCGAAGCCGCTGAAGTGGCCGGCCCCGGCTTCATCAACCTGCGTCTGGCCGCCGCCGCGAAGCAGGCGGTGATCGCCGCCGTGTTCGCCGAGCAGGCCGCGTTCGGCCAATCGCAGCGCGACGCCGGCAAGCACGTACTGATCGAATTCGTGTCGGCCAACCCGACCGGCCCGCTGCACGTCGGCCACGGCCGTCAGGCCGCGCTCGGCGACGCGCTCTCGAACGTGCTGGCCTCGCAAGGCTGGGACGTGCACCGCGAGTTCTACTACAACGACGCCGGCATGCAGATCCAGACGCTCGCGCTGTCCACCCAGGCACGCGCGCGCGGCATCGCCCCCGGCGACGCGGGCTGGCCGGCTTCGGCCTACAACGGCGAGTACATCGCCGAAATCGCCAAAGACTATCTGGCCGGCGCTACGGTGGCCGCGAGCGACGGCGAGCCGGTGACCGGCGCGCGCGACGTCGAAGATTTCGAAGCGATCCGCCGTTTCGCGGTGGCGTATCTGCGCCGCGAACAGGACATGGATTTGCTGGCGTTCGGCGTGAAGTTCGACCAGTACTATCTGGAGTCGTCGCTGTACACGGAAGGCCGGGTCGAAAAGACGGTCGAAGCGCTGGTCGCCGCCGGCAAGACCTACGAACAGGAAGGCGCGCTGTGGCTGCGCACCACCGACGACGGCGACGACAAAGACCGCGTGATGCGCAAGACCGACGGCACCTACACGTACTTCGTGCCGGACGTCGCCTATCACGTCGCCAAGTGGGAGCGCGGCTTCACCAAGGTCATCAACGTCCAGGGTTCGGACCACCACGGCACGATCGCGCGGGTGCGCGCCGGCTTGCAAGGGTTGGGCATCGGCATTCCGAAGGGCTATCCCGACTACATCCTGCACAAGATGGTCACGGTCATGCGCAACGGCGAAGAGGTGAAGATCTCCAAGCGCGCCGGGAGCTACGTGACGGTGCGCGACCTGATCGAATGGTCGGGCGGCGCGACGCCGGGCTCGGAAACCGCCGTCGACCTGATCGACGAGGAAACGATTCGCCGCGGCCGCGACGCCGTGCGCTTCTTCCTGATCTCGCGCAAGGCGGATACGGAATTCGTGTTCGACATCGACCTCGCGCTGAAGCAGAACGACGAAAACCCCGTGCATTACGTGCAGTACGCGCACGCGCGCATCTGCTCGGTGCTCGCCGAATGCAAGTCGCGCTACAACACGGACGAAACCACGCTCGCGTCGGTGGACGTTTCCCCGCTCACCAGCGAACGCGCCATGGCGCTGCTGAACAAGCTCGCCGAATTCCCGGACATGCTGCAGCACGCCGCCGACGAACTCGCACCGCACGCGGTCGCGTTCTATCTGCGCGACCTCGCCGGGGAATTCCACTCGTTCTACAATGACCGGGCCGAGCGCGTGCTGGTTGACGATGCGGCCGAGCGCAATGCCCGCGTCGCGCTGCTCGCGGCCACGCGTCAAGTGCTGGCCAACGGTCTCGCGACGATCGGCGTCTCCGCTCCCGTCAAGATGTAA
- a CDS encoding SPOR domain-containing protein: protein MQVIHTMAKPRRTTKQSKQTGGTFLGIVLGLIVGLAIAVVVALYITRAPTPFVSKVAPPAASDSSASQAQYDPNRPLQGKTPGQPVPQAAQPAPPNTAPGQTNSQTQSGMLEEPQIVEVPPANGTNANPNGTAVAPKPAQDNGNVAPTAPAKKPQASSAPAPSTATANAKPGSGATSAPTPGDANTGYFLQVGAYKTSADAEQQRARLAFQGFESKVTQRDAGGVTYYRVRIGPFSKFEDMNSSRQRLSDAGVDTAVIRFTKQ from the coding sequence TTGCAGGTGATTCATACGATGGCAAAACCACGCCGCACAACAAAGCAATCGAAACAAACCGGGGGCACTTTTCTCGGCATCGTGCTGGGCCTGATCGTCGGCCTTGCGATCGCGGTCGTGGTGGCGCTGTATATCACCCGTGCGCCTACACCGTTCGTCTCGAAGGTGGCGCCGCCCGCGGCGTCCGACTCCAGCGCGAGCCAGGCGCAATACGATCCGAACCGTCCACTGCAAGGCAAGACGCCGGGCCAGCCGGTGCCGCAAGCCGCGCAGCCGGCGCCGCCGAATACCGCCCCGGGCCAGACCAATTCGCAGACGCAGTCGGGCATGCTGGAAGAGCCGCAGATCGTCGAAGTGCCACCCGCTAACGGCACGAACGCCAACCCGAACGGCACGGCAGTCGCACCGAAGCCCGCGCAGGACAACGGCAACGTCGCGCCCACCGCACCGGCCAAGAAGCCGCAGGCATCCAGCGCACCGGCGCCCAGCACGGCAACCGCCAACGCCAAGCCGGGTTCCGGCGCGACGTCGGCACCGACTCCGGGTGATGCGAACACCGGCTACTTCCTGCAAGTGGGCGCGTACAAAACCTCGGCCGACGCCGAACAGCAACGCGCGCGTCTCGCGTTCCAGGGCTTCGAATCGAAGGTCACGCAGCGCGATGCGGGCGGTGTGACGTACTATCGCGTGCGGATCGGACCGTTCTCGAAGTTCGAGGACATGAATTCGAGCCGTCAGCGTCTGTCCGACGCAGGCGTCGACACCGCGGTGATCCGTTTCACGAAGCAGTAA
- a CDS encoding thiol:disulfide interchange protein DsbA/DsbL — MKKLLSILFLSLGLVAATAQAAPAAPVSGKDYTVLATPQPTDEPAGKIEVTEFFWYGCPHCNEFNPYLEAWVKKQGPDVVFKRVPVAFRDDFVPHSKMYHALDALGLAQSLTPKVFNEIHVNKDYLLTPEDQAKFLAKNGVDPKKYMEAYNSFSTQSALQKDTKLMNDYKIDGVPTLAIQGKYETGPAQTNSLPGTIQVLDYLVAQIRAKKM; from the coding sequence ATGAAAAAACTGCTGAGCATTCTGTTCCTCTCGCTGGGCCTCGTTGCCGCCACAGCTCAAGCGGCGCCGGCCGCACCGGTGTCCGGCAAGGACTACACCGTGCTGGCCACGCCGCAACCGACCGACGAACCGGCCGGCAAGATCGAAGTCACCGAGTTCTTCTGGTACGGCTGCCCGCACTGCAACGAATTCAACCCGTACCTCGAAGCGTGGGTGAAGAAGCAAGGTCCGGACGTCGTGTTCAAGCGCGTGCCGGTCGCCTTCCGCGACGACTTCGTGCCGCATTCGAAGATGTATCACGCGCTCGACGCACTCGGCCTCGCGCAATCGCTCACGCCGAAGGTCTTCAACGAAATCCACGTCAACAAAGACTATCTGCTGACGCCGGAAGATCAGGCCAAATTCCTTGCGAAGAACGGCGTCGATCCGAAGAAGTACATGGAAGCGTACAACTCGTTCTCGACGCAAAGCGCGTTGCAGAAAGACACGAAGCTGATGAACGACTACAAGATCGACGGCGTGCCGACCTTGGCCATTCAAGGCAAGTATGAAACCGGCCCGGCTCAGACCAACAGCCTGCCGGGCACGATCCAGGTGCTGGATTACCTGGTCGCGCAAATCCGCGCCAAGAAGATGTAA
- a CDS encoding SDR family oxidoreductase, protein MSSPLKVFITGASSGIGLALAAEYAQRGAILGLVARRGDALAAFQQSHPQNSIAVYSVDVRDAEALAEAAAQFIAQYGLPDVVIANAGISRGAVTGHGDLRTFREVMDINYFGMVATFEPFAAAMVAAKKGTLVGIASVASVRGLPGSGAYSASKSAALKYLEALRVEMRPQGVGVVTIAPGYIRTPMTEHNPYTMPFLMDADRFAVKVADAVERQTAFAVFPWQMRIVAMLLHVMPRWLYDRAFERAPRKPRAATE, encoded by the coding sequence ATGAGTTCACCGCTGAAGGTTTTCATTACCGGCGCCTCGAGTGGCATCGGCCTCGCCCTCGCTGCCGAATATGCGCAGCGCGGCGCGATTCTCGGCCTGGTCGCCCGTCGCGGCGACGCTCTCGCCGCGTTCCAGCAGTCCCATCCGCAGAATTCGATCGCCGTCTATTCCGTCGACGTGCGCGACGCCGAAGCGCTCGCCGAAGCGGCCGCGCAATTCATCGCGCAATACGGCCTGCCGGATGTCGTCATCGCCAATGCCGGCATCAGCCGCGGTGCGGTCACCGGACACGGCGATCTGCGCACCTTCCGCGAAGTGATGGACATCAATTACTTCGGCATGGTCGCCACGTTCGAGCCGTTCGCCGCCGCCATGGTCGCCGCGAAGAAAGGCACCCTCGTCGGGATTGCCAGCGTCGCCAGCGTGCGGGGTTTGCCGGGCTCCGGCGCATATAGCGCGTCGAAGTCGGCGGCGCTCAAGTATCTGGAGGCGTTGCGCGTCGAGATGCGCCCGCAGGGCGTCGGCGTGGTCACCATCGCGCCCGGCTACATCCGCACGCCGATGACCGAGCACAATCCGTACACCATGCCGTTCCTGATGGACGCCGACCGTTTCGCGGTGAAGGTAGCGGACGCGGTTGAACGTCAAACGGCGTTTGCAGTGTTCCCGTGGCAAATGCGTATCGTCGCGATGCTGCTGCATGTCATGCCGCGCTGGCTCTACGACCGCGCGTTCGAACGCGCGCCGCGCAAGCCGCGCGCTGCCACCGAGTAA
- a CDS encoding ABC transporter substrate-binding protein has translation MRFKLLAAAVLFTAPALVLAKPLTVCTESSPDGFDVVQFNSLVTTNASADVIFNSLVTYDEAAKKVEPSLADKWDVSADGLTYTFHLRPNVQFQTTDYFKPTRALNADDVVFTFDRMLNDSNPWHKVTGASGFPHAQSMGLPKLIKSVSKVDDNTVKFELNAPDATFVSILTMGFASIYSAEYADQLLKAGKQVDLNAKPIGTGPFELKSYTKDAVIRYDVNPTYWGPKPKIDRLIYAITPDATVRAQKVKAGECQIALSPKPQDLADAKTDKSLAIVQTPAFMTAFVALNTQKKPLDNQKVRAALNMAFDRTTYLKTVFDNTATPAVNPYPPNTWSYDKAVKPWPYDPVKAKKLLADAGYPNGFETTIWVRPNGSVLNPNPKAGAELLQADFAKIGVKAEVKVIEWGELIKQAKQGQHDSLFMGWAGDNGDPDNYLSPLFSCNAVKSGINFARFCDQDLDKLIADGKSTPDQAKRAKAYEQAQQIIHDQALWIPLGYPTASAITRTTVSGYHVSPFGRQNFGTVAVQ, from the coding sequence ATGCGCTTCAAACTGCTCGCAGCCGCCGTATTGTTCACGGCGCCCGCGCTCGTGCTCGCCAAACCGCTGACCGTCTGTACCGAGTCGAGCCCTGACGGTTTCGACGTCGTGCAGTTCAATTCGCTCGTCACGACCAATGCGTCGGCCGACGTGATCTTCAACTCGCTGGTCACGTACGACGAGGCCGCGAAGAAAGTGGAGCCGTCGCTAGCCGACAAGTGGGACGTGAGCGCCGACGGCCTCACCTATACGTTCCATCTGCGCCCGAACGTGCAGTTCCAGACCACCGACTACTTCAAGCCTACCCGTGCGCTGAATGCCGACGACGTCGTCTTCACGTTCGACCGCATGCTCAACGACAGCAATCCGTGGCACAAGGTGACGGGCGCGAGCGGCTTCCCGCATGCGCAGTCGATGGGCCTGCCGAAGCTGATCAAGTCGGTCAGCAAGGTCGACGACAACACCGTCAAATTCGAGCTGAACGCGCCGGACGCGACCTTCGTGTCCATCCTGACAATGGGTTTCGCGTCGATCTATTCGGCTGAATACGCCGACCAGTTGCTCAAGGCAGGCAAGCAGGTCGACCTGAACGCAAAGCCGATCGGCACCGGTCCGTTCGAACTGAAGAGCTACACGAAAGACGCCGTGATCCGTTACGACGTGAACCCGACCTACTGGGGCCCGAAACCGAAGATCGACCGCCTGATCTACGCGATCACGCCGGACGCCACGGTGCGGGCGCAGAAGGTGAAAGCGGGCGAATGCCAGATCGCGCTGTCGCCGAAGCCGCAGGATCTCGCCGACGCGAAGACCGACAAGTCGCTCGCCATCGTGCAAACGCCCGCGTTCATGACGGCGTTCGTCGCATTGAACACGCAGAAGAAGCCGCTCGACAACCAGAAGGTGCGCGCCGCGCTGAACATGGCGTTCGACCGCACCACGTATCTGAAGACCGTGTTCGACAACACCGCGACGCCGGCCGTGAATCCGTATCCGCCGAACACGTGGAGCTACGACAAGGCGGTGAAACCGTGGCCGTACGACCCGGTGAAGGCGAAGAAGCTGCTCGCCGACGCGGGCTATCCGAACGGCTTCGAAACGACGATCTGGGTGCGTCCGAACGGCAGCGTGCTGAACCCGAATCCGAAGGCCGGCGCCGAACTGCTGCAGGCGGACTTCGCGAAGATCGGCGTGAAGGCGGAGGTGAAGGTGATCGAATGGGGCGAGCTGATCAAGCAGGCCAAACAAGGCCAGCACGATTCGCTGTTCATGGGCTGGGCCGGCGACAACGGCGACCCGGACAACTACCTGTCGCCGCTCTTTAGCTGCAATGCGGTGAAGTCGGGGATCAACTTCGCGCGCTTCTGCGATCAGGATCTGGACAAGCTGATCGCCGACGGCAAGTCGACGCCGGATCAGGCCAAGCGAGCGAAAGCGTATGAACAGGCGCAGCAGATCATTCACGATCAGGCGCTGTGGATTCCGCTCGGGTATCCGACCGCGTCGGCGATTACGCGCACGACTGTGAGCGGCTATCACGTGAGTCCGTTTGGACGGCAGAACTTTGGGACGGTGGCGGTGCAGTAA
- a CDS encoding MBL fold metallo-hydrolase produces the protein MNALEHQLDYPFNDTLPDAGHALEVAPGVFWLRMPLPFALDHINLWLLRDEFDGQQGWTVVDCGITSDTIKENWETVFDTVLDGLPVLRVIVTHCHPDHIGLAHWICTGGDKQRWDVRLWMTLGEYMQARVMAAGDGSNAGGEGAARHFARHGVTDEESLDKLRNRKSYYASLVPAIPGQYRRLREADGVKIGGKTWHVVTGFGHSPEHCALYCEETGVLISGDMVLPRISTNVSVFDMEPEGTPLALYLESLGRYETMPEDTLVLPSHGKPFRGVRTRIRQLREHHDARLAEVREACAEKPQSAADIVPLMFKRQLDIHQMTFAMGEALAHLHLLWLAGELKREQSEDGVIRFSPV, from the coding sequence ATGAATGCACTCGAACATCAACTCGACTACCCGTTCAACGACACGTTGCCGGACGCAGGCCACGCGCTGGAAGTCGCGCCCGGCGTGTTCTGGCTACGCATGCCGCTGCCGTTCGCGCTGGACCACATCAACCTCTGGCTGTTGCGCGACGAGTTCGACGGTCAGCAGGGCTGGACGGTGGTGGACTGCGGCATTACGTCGGACACGATCAAGGAGAACTGGGAGACAGTGTTCGACACGGTGCTCGACGGTCTGCCGGTGTTGCGCGTGATCGTCACGCATTGCCATCCGGACCACATTGGTCTCGCGCACTGGATTTGCACGGGCGGCGACAAACAGCGCTGGGACGTGCGGCTGTGGATGACCCTTGGCGAATACATGCAGGCACGCGTAATGGCGGCCGGCGACGGCTCGAACGCGGGCGGCGAGGGCGCGGCGCGACACTTCGCGCGGCACGGCGTGACGGATGAAGAGTCGCTCGACAAACTGCGCAATCGCAAGAGCTATTACGCGAGTCTGGTGCCGGCGATTCCGGGGCAGTACCGGCGTCTGCGTGAAGCGGATGGCGTGAAGATCGGCGGCAAGACGTGGCATGTGGTGACGGGTTTCGGTCATTCGCCGGAACACTGCGCCCTGTATTGCGAAGAGACCGGCGTGCTGATTTCCGGCGACATGGTGTTGCCGCGAATTTCGACCAATGTGTCGGTGTTCGATATGGAGCCGGAGGGCACGCCGCTCGCGTTGTATCTGGAATCGCTCGGCCGTTACGAGACGATGCCGGAAGACACGCTGGTGTTGCCGTCGCATGGCAAACCGTTTCGCGGCGTGCGCACGCGTATCCGGCAGCTGCGCGAGCATCACGATGCGCGCCTGGCCGAAGTGCGCGAGGCTTGCGCGGAGAAACCGCAGAGCGCCGCGGATATCGTGCCGCTCATGTTCAAGCGCCAGCTCGATATCCATCAGATGACGTTTGCGATGGGCGAGGCGCTCGCGCATTTGCATCTGCTGTGGCTTGCGGGAGAGTTGAAGCGTGAGCAGAGTGAGGATGGGGTGATCCGTTTTTCGCCGGTCTAA
- a CDS encoding MerR family DNA-binding transcriptional regulator: MNTQFTITELAREFDVTPRAIRFYEDQGLLSPSREGSSGLRRVYSARDRTRLKLTLRGKRLGFTLSEIRDLLDVYESPTDTVPQLHAFLATVARHRDVLERQLEDLNATLEDLAQYEAQARVLLENGTRETRHA, translated from the coding sequence ATGAACACGCAATTCACGATCACCGAGCTCGCACGGGAATTCGACGTCACGCCGCGCGCGATCCGTTTCTACGAAGACCAGGGTTTACTCTCGCCGAGCCGCGAAGGATCGAGCGGTTTGCGGCGTGTCTACTCGGCCCGCGACCGCACGCGCCTGAAGCTCACGCTACGCGGCAAACGGCTCGGCTTCACGCTGTCGGAGATACGCGACCTGCTGGACGTGTACGAATCGCCGACCGACACCGTGCCGCAATTGCACGCGTTCCTCGCCACGGTGGCGCGGCATCGCGATGTGCTCGAACGTCAACTGGAAGATCTGAACGCGACGCTCGAAGACCTCGCGCAATATGAAGCTCAGGCGCGCGTGCTGCTGGAGAACGGCACACGCGAAACCAGGCACGCATAA